One window from the genome of Acidobacteriota bacterium encodes:
- a CDS encoding MerR family transcriptional regulator: MISKVAERYDIHPQTLRLYEREGLLQPQRSDGNTRLYDEDSLHRLESILTLTRDMGVNLAGVEVVLALQERLARLEEERNRLLEIVERDVSDRRRGVRRRHALVWVRSGALVKVEEED, from the coding sequence ATGATCAGCAAGGTGGCCGAGCGCTACGACATTCACCCGCAGACCCTGCGCCTCTACGAGCGGGAGGGACTGCTCCAGCCGCAACGAAGCGACGGCAACACGCGTCTCTACGACGAAGACTCCCTTCACCGGCTGGAGTCGATCCTGACGCTGACCCGCGACATGGGCGTCAACCTTGCGGGCGTCGAGGTCGTTCTGGCCCTGCAGGAGCGACTGGCGCGGCTGGAGGAAGAGCGGAATCGTCTGCTCGAGATCGTGGAACGCGACGTGTCGGACCGGCGTCGCGGTGTCCGGCGGCGGCACGCGCTCGTCTGGGTGCGAAGCGGCGCCCTGGTGAAGGTCGAGGAAGAGGATTGA
- a CDS encoding ATP-binding protein, giving the protein MSEAGCEFCQDRGWVVDLATNRARRCSCHSARVRSRRLEDLGVPPKYQGCRLSNFRLAGDVGDQLLRARHDCDEYIDEFLENDGSLSERGLVFVGPSGRGKTHLAVAVLIELAEQYGVRGRFVDFTKLVADIQSTFQPGNELSQTDLLRPLQEADVVVVDELGARRPTPFVLDILYLLINGRYMAKRPTLFTSNYDLAAEGEDDVSAGQTLADRVSASLVSRLHHMAKPIRISDDVGDYRHDVQAHQHR; this is encoded by the coding sequence TTGAGCGAGGCCGGTTGCGAGTTCTGCCAGGACCGTGGCTGGGTCGTCGACCTGGCGACGAATCGGGCGCGTCGCTGCAGTTGCCACTCGGCGCGCGTGCGCAGCCGGCGGCTCGAAGACCTGGGCGTTCCGCCCAAGTACCAGGGTTGCCGGCTCAGCAACTTCCGCCTGGCAGGGGATGTCGGCGATCAGCTCCTCAGGGCTCGCCACGATTGTGACGAGTACATCGACGAGTTCCTGGAGAACGACGGATCGCTGAGCGAACGGGGCCTGGTCTTCGTGGGCCCGAGTGGCCGGGGCAAGACGCACCTGGCGGTGGCCGTGCTGATCGAGCTCGCGGAGCAGTACGGCGTGAGGGGCCGTTTCGTCGATTTCACGAAGCTGGTCGCGGACATCCAGTCCACGTTCCAGCCAGGCAACGAGCTGAGCCAGACCGATCTGCTGCGGCCGCTCCAGGAGGCGGATGTGGTCGTGGTCGACGAGCTCGGTGCCAGACGGCCGACGCCCTTCGTCCTGGACATTCTCTACCTCCTGATCAACGGCCGCTACATGGCCAAGCGGCCGACCCTCTTCACCAGCAACTACGACCTGGCGGCTGAGGGGGAGGACGACGTCTCCGCCGGCCAGACGCTTGCCGACCGCGTCTCGGCCAGCCTGGTCAGCCGCCTGCACCATATGGCGAAGCCGATCCGCATCAGCGACGACGTCGGTGACTACCGGCACGACGTCCAGGCCCACCAGCACCGGTAG